The genomic segment CACGTGATGCTTATGAGGTTGTTCCTATTCCCCTCTCTCAGCCTTGCATGTCCCAAAATAAATGTCACCTGTGTTCTGTGTTGCAGAAAAGGTGAACAACTTCCCCCCACTCCCCAAGTTCATCCCCCTGAAACCCTGTTTCTACCAGAATTTCGCCGATGAAATTCCCATCGACCACCAGTTTCTGGTGAAGAGAATCTACCACGTCTGGATCTGTAAGTTCAGCGAGAAacctgtgctggggaaaggTGTATGTGGGATAAAACCCCCAGAGATCCCAGTGGCTGGTGTGCTTTGAAGTTTTGACTGTAATTAGTTGGTGAGGAGCAAGGATTCCTCTTAGGATACTGTAATATAACTTGAATACTGTGATATAACTTCATGCCTAAACTTTGAGCTGCTGTGCCTTGAATCTTTGAAGAGTCTTGAAAGAGTATCAGTGCTAGAAGAGCCTGTTTGGAGATTTGAAGAGGGAAGAGGCAGAATATGTTTGATGTCTTTATTAATATCAAgtgatcatggaatcatggaatggtttgggttggaagggaccttaaagctcatcgCATCCCACTCCctgtcatggacagggacaccttctgctatcccaggttgctcctttgatccagcctggccttggacacttccagggatggggcagccacagctgctctgggcaacctgtgccggggcttccccaccctcacagggaagaattccttcccagtatcccacctaaccctgccctctggcagtgggaagccattccccctgtcctgtcccaccaggctcttgtccaaagtccctctccagcctttttTAACTCTCCAAATTATCCACCTGAAGGAAATCCCCAGTTCCCCTATAGTGAGACAAATGGGAGAATTTTAGGCAAGAAAATCAACGTGGcccctttgctgctccctggctcCCAAACTCACTCTGGGAAGGCTCAGGCTTCCCCTTGTGCCATCCACAGATCTCCCTTCCCAGTGGGTGCAGTGTCTTCTAGCCACATGCTGGCTCTGCCTTAGCTCTCCACAGCCCCCTGGGCATTCCCcatcctgctggagcagggagctgatcctctctccatcccagctGATATTCCATGGGAAcagagctcctggctctgggctccTGTTCTCCGCCTCAGCCATTCAGAAAACTGGGAATAAAAATTGACCATTCTTCTCCAAGGAATGGAATTGGTGTGGCAGGCCTAGGAAACCACAGGGAATGCTTtgggagattaaaaaaaacctctttgccTTGCTtatctttttccccccaaatgcTTGTTCATCCTCTTTTCGCCCTCCTCGCCCAAGGAAAGCTCGTTTtctgccagccctgcactcGGTGGCGTGGCTTTTATTCCAGATGCATGGGATGTGTGTAGGAGAGGGATTTGTGTGCATAAATAATGGCATAATCCGTGGCTCCATTGTTCTGTGGTtatgtggagctgctgcaatGAGCTCTGTAATTCTCTTGCCTGAAGAAGCTGCTTGTCCCTCCAGACTCACTGGGGCAATGCTGCGGCTCTAAAGCCTCTTTTGTCCTCCCCTGTCCCCGAACAAAGAGTCCCTCAGTGGAGTTAATGGCAGGCTGGAGGGGTGCCAGGGATTTGGGCACGGCCAGGAGACCTCCATCTGCACCAGGAGTTTCACATTTCCATCTGCAGCGTCGGGGTCTCcctgatttgggttttttttggccggggatggagggagggacaCGCACAGGGAAGGTGGTAAACgagaaaaaaaaggccagttttataaagcagcagcacaaaagtCGTTGCTGGGAGGGTGAGGGCTCGTTATTTTAATTGGATGTGAGTGTTTGATTGAGgtggagggggtttggggaaGCCTGGACCAGAGCTCCCACTGCTGGAGAACAAACTCCAACCTGAGGCACTGGGAGAGCATTAAAACTTTACTGAAGTAAACTAAAAGTTCCTTAAAACTTTATAGGTGCTCTTGGCTTGGtggtgttggtttgtttttttaaattatgtaacTTTTGGAGAATaaattacttctgaaaataaggATTAGAAGTGCAGCTAATTGCTGTATAAATGAAATTCCGTAGAATCCCAAATtggtttgagttgggagggatctttaagctcatccagttccaccccctgccctgggcagggacaccttccactagaccaggttgttccaagtccaatccagcctggccttggacacttccagggatggggagttaAACCCGTATTTAAGCCTGTTAGTTTAAATAcctaaaattaattaatttaaataaataatgttcTTTCTTCCCCCCAGTATTAAACCACATCCAAACCAGGGTGTATAAAGCCTTGTTGGCCACTCAGAGGAATTTCTCTTTGCAGTAAGCAATGTTTAATTTTAGCTCTCAGGCCCTGTgtgaggcagaagcagcagctgagttcAGGTGCTTTCCTTTCCACACTGCATTCTCCTCGCTGGGCTGTCCGTGTTATTTGATGACCATAAAACCTTGTAGCTGTTTTAGGACCCCCAGGCTGtgtgaagaggaggaaagggagcaGCCAGAAGGAGCAGGCCAGTGACGTGCAGAtgagctgcagagccacagcGTGTAGTGGAACAAGGAACAGGCAGGACAGGTGAAGAGAAATTCAGGGATTTAATTTTGCCCAAAGAGCTGAGGCCAGCGTCCAAAGTGTCACTGTCAGCTCATcaccagctgtgctggagggtcTTTGCTGTTTGGACCCTccaccttctccttcctctgtgctCATTTATATAGGCTTTTAGAAGTTACCCCCTGTTTTCCAAAGCAGGAGCTTGTAGTTGGGTGAGGCTCTCTTGGACActggcagagcctggggggctgcagggaggaaagcagggagCCCCTGGCgtggggctgagcccagcctgCCAAAGCTGGGGGGGGAGCAGCCCCCTTTTCAGGGATGTGAGCTCCAGGGAAAGGGGGAGCAGCATCACTTCACGCACAGCTACTTagtgcagcactgctgtgctctgggggCCTTTGtcaactgtttctttttatccAAGTGACAGGAACAGGGATGTGAAAAGGCCTTTAAGGCACCCCCATGGTCCCATATTCTCAGCCTGATTGGAGTTTGCTTATCCCCTCACTCAAGGAAGCACTTCCAAGGCCTCAGGCTGACTTCCAGGATTCCTCAGAGGCCCAGGGAAGCGGAGGCAGAGCCTGCAAGGCACTGAGCTGGCTCTGAAGTGGCTCCCGAGGCAGCCCCAGCGAGCAGAGTCACTCAGTGGGGGTTCACCCCTCTCCTCTCACAAAGGGGGTTTGCTGCAAATGGAAATTGGACCTTGCTCCCAAGTCATAATAATACTGACCTGAGTCTTGTACTGGTTGCACTGGTTGCTGCTGTCTCTCCATCCTTTGGCAGGTCCCAAAAGAGGTCCCtcatccctgtgctgcaggatccccccagagctggatgtgcTCCAGAGTCACACGGGAACCTGTGACTCgctctgagctgctgcattGCTGGGCCTGAGCTTCCCACTGCCCCAGGGGCCCTTCCCATTAGAGCACAGGGGGTTTCATAGAATCCTGGGATAccctgagctgggaagggacccacaaggatcatccagtccaactcctgccctgcccagacaccccaacaatcccaccctgtccctcagagcgttgtccaaacgctcctggagctctggcagccttggggccgtgcccactgccctggggagcctgggcagtgccccagcaccctgtgggggaagaacctttccctgagatccatcccaaccccctggcacagctccagccgttgTTTTTCGTTTCCTTTCTTTGCGAAGTCGTGAAGCTGCCCCACCCCACGCTCTGtcctctgccctctccccaGTTTACTGCATCACCCTGGCAGTGAACATCGTTGCCTGCCTGGCCTGGTGGATCGGGGGAGGCTACGGGGTCAACTTTGGCCTGGCCatcctgtggctgctcctctTCAGCCCCTGTGGCTACGTCTGCTGGTTCCGACCTGCCTACAAAGCCTTCCGGTGAGTAGGAGCCCTCGAGGGGCTTCTCTTCCAGTTCCCTCTGGGAGAGGCCTGTGTTGTTCCTGGGAAGTGCTCCTGGAGAGATCTCTGTGTCTGGgataaagatttttatttttttttcttacttactttcaaaattaagaagaaTGTGGTTACTTTTTGTAGGACTGAGGGtcacctgcctggggctggaggtgagCAGCCACTCCCATGAGGGTGAAATTCATGTTTTACTTAAATATCTCAAGCTTAGCTGCACCCTCATCTCAGTACAGCATTAAAATACATACTAATTTGGTAGAGCTTCACTGAGGCTTATTTTGATGGAAGACTATTAACTTATTAGTTTTTGAGAACTCTTGTGGTTTCTTGAGCAGCTCGAGAGCTtggctgctttgctttttagaTAAAAGCAGTTCCCTGGAGCCAGTCCTTCTGCAACTCCACAAATATTTAAAGCCATCCTACATTTTCACTTTAATTAATAATCATTTGCATTTGCTCACGCTTGCTGTGGACAGGAGGCATCACTCAGACATTAATGTGTAAtgcctggcagagctgtgagggGCCTGAGCAGCTTCCAGCCtcacacagggacaggagggaccTGCCTGGTGTCACCACCACCCCCAGTCAGGGGTTTGCACCCTGAAGGTGAAGCTCTTTCTGGTAGAATGCTCTGGATTTTGATTATTCACCAGGTTCTGTGATGAGCTGGTTTGGGtaacagcaaaagcagctgaCGGAAATGGGAGGTGGCAGGTGGGTCCTGTCTGTTGGGCACATCATAAATTAGTTGTTTAAATGCTCTTCTGGGTTTgtgtgccagcagcactgggcagtgCTTGAATTACCAGTGACTCCATCTACAGGGGAGGGTTATTTCTGGTGGAAAAGGAAGTTCTAAATGACCTGAAAACCCCAGCTCTGAGCTTTTGCCCTCTGGGGCTGGGCTTTGTCCCCATCCCGAGCTCAGAAGCCCAAGGGCCTCTGCTCAAAGAGGAATTTCCATTCTGAAGTCTGGGAAAAATTAttcctccccactgccctccccTGTGCTCCACGAGGGCTGTTTCTAATTATTCCTTTAATGTTGTTTGTACGTGTTTATGCAACTGAACGCTGGAAGGTCCCCGAGGTTACTCTGTGCACAGTTAAATAAGGAATCACCCCGGGGAGAAAGTGGGGAGCCCAGGGATCATCCACTGGGACATCAGCTGGGGAAGAGGCCTGGAAatcactgcagtgctggtgtgGGATCACAGCTAGTGATTCCAGAGGCCAGGGCAGCCCCACGTGCTCTGGAGGAGGCCACCCTTCAGTGCTGGCATCCTGTCCTGCACGGATGCTGCCCTAAAACCCTCGTcatcccagcacatcccagatTGAATTagctgcagagccctggcacagggctggagccAATCTGCACCAGAAAGCTGGATGAGGAATCACCTTTTCTCTGTATCCTCACTAATTCCTGCAGATCCTTTCAACTGAAGactcctccagccccttcagGTCGGAGTTGCAAGAGTCTTGTTTGAAGGCTCAGCCTCGAGCCTAATCCCTGTTAATTGGATTCCAACAGGCACCACTGTGAGCAGGCCCtgtttaaagtatttctttcacATGGCTGTGCTCTGAGGTGGTATTTGAAGGGCAGGACTGGGAGGATGGTCAAGGATGACAAAACTCCCACAGCATCTCCGTGGCCACCATTTGGAAGCTGACAGATGCCTGGACCAGCACAGGTCTGGCTGGAGGCTTTTCCACATGTCTCAGACCAGCCAAGATCCAGAGCTTGGGGTCCCACTTCCTTAGGTATCAGGGGCTAGAATTATGACACTAACaaacataaatataataaaaataattgaaataataaGCATTTAAACACTGTCAGGGTTTaagcaggagctggcagtggCTGGAGCTCCTTTGCACCAGGCTGCCTCATAATTAACTGCTTTGTGTAAATCTGTACAAAATCATTGGCACTTTGAGTTCCTGAGAGGATAGGAACCATTTGTATAATTAAAAATGGTAGTTTGGGGAGTTCTAGATGTGCCTGACGTGGCTGGTTTAGCTGGATGGAGATGTCCTGTGGCAGAGCCCAGACCTGGGCAGGGCCGTGCTGTGCCCCCATGACAGAGACCTTGAGTGCACCTGCTCAGCCTCTTGCTGAGGTCATTTTCATGCTAATTATTGTACCTGCATAAATTCCAGGACCTCACCTGTACATCCTGAGGATGGGGAGCCCGCAGAGATGGGAGTTGTGCCTCTGCTGTCAGGGCACCAACCACCTCCCTCGTGGCTGTTTTCCCTCCTAGTGTGTCCCAGTGCTGGACTGTTAACTGTGGGCGTGTGAACACAATGACAGACAGGCACTGGGacattcccagctggaattcTCATGCTCAGGGATCCCTTTCAGTGTGTGGACAAGCTCTGCCTGCCAGTGGCAGGTCCCCGTGTGCCTCCTTGCCAGTGGCTGAGCTGGTAGGCAGTGTCAGGCTGGGCTGATGTTTGCTCAGAGAATGATTCAAACACTGTATAGGAGACTTGTGTCTCTCCATGTGTGTCACCATAGTGCAGTTACTGGGGTAGAGCAATTCAGGAGCCGGGTTATGGGGAGGGAATAGGTGCTGCTGAGTCATGGAGCTGtgtgctctccctgcctggggcagaggaggagccTCCCAAGCACAGGGATCCCTCTGGAGTTGGGGGGTCAGACACCAGTGTGAAGGAGCACAAGGTGCCAgtgcccccctgaccccctGTGTCCCTCTGCAGGTCAGACAGCTCCTTTAACTTCATGgcctttttcttcatcttcgGGGCACAGTTCGTCCTGACGGTCCTGCAGGCGATCGGCTTCTCTGGATGGGGCGCGTGGTAAGTGGGATGCTCTGACAGCAAACACTCAGCCTGGGGCTgttcccccttcttttttgaGAAGCTGGTGGGAGTCTGTACAGGGTGGAGTGGGAAAAGCTTTCAGTTTTCCCTTGTGCACAGTTATATCTGCCCTCGGGGTGCACAATTCAGGTTTCTTCGCTGTGGTGGCAGAagtcaaggccaggttggacggggcttggag from the Chiroxiphia lanceolata isolate bChiLan1 chromosome 27, bChiLan1.pri, whole genome shotgun sequence genome contains:
- the SCAMP4 gene encoding secretory carrier-associated membrane protein 4, whose product is MAEKVNNFPPLPKFIPLKPCFYQNFADEIPIDHQFLVKRIYHVWIFYCITLAVNIVACLAWWIGGGYGVNFGLAILWLLLFSPCGYVCWFRPAYKAFRSDSSFNFMAFFFIFGAQFVLTVLQAIGFSGWGACGWLAAITFFSTSVAAAVFMLFPAIMFTLSAVAMLICILRVHKIYRGGGGSFQKAQDEWNSGAWRNPPSREAQYSNFSGNSLPEYPTVPNYPPGNQWP